In Gossypium arboreum isolate Shixiya-1 chromosome 3, ASM2569848v2, whole genome shotgun sequence, the sequence CCAAATGGCCACCCTTCACAATGACACAGTTCGTGAATGATTGATCGCCAGCTAAAATCTCGGAAATCGAATTTCCATATCTCCGGGAAATCGATCTTGTTTATGCTCGAAGAACGGGAAAAATCCGTGTTAGCCGATAGAAATGCTTCCCTACTAGCAGCACTCGGACACAAGGAGAAACAACTCCCAATAGAAAAGAATTCATCtgtttcttcttctctttcatcTTTGTCTCGTCCTTTGGCCTGCTTTGATGGAGATAATACCCATGAAAAGCTTTCTGCTACTAGACTCGGCCTGTGCTTCATCTTCTCCATTGCTCGACTTCGAATTTCGGAAACAACTTCCTGTATAGAACATCGCAAACAGTTAAGATGCAGGTAGAAGAGTAGggacaaacaaaaaaaaaaaaagaagagcatCTTTTGCAGCTACTGCTAGTTAATAAGTTTAGTACTTGGGATACATCATTGATGTCGCTTGTTGAAAATTCTTCCTCTAGACCTGAATCAGTCCGCCGTCCATTGAATGTACGGCAATTGGAAAATGCTTCCTTCAGAACTGTAGCTAGGAACTTGCATCTCTTGGATTGACGGGGTTGCTCTTCCTGATAAAATACACTCATGTTGGAGAAAGCAGATGTCTGGAACTGTCAAACTGAGACATGAGATTTACTTATAAAGAACGTTTAACTGTCAATGGTTTATTTTTATGCTGCTCTAACCATTTTCGACAGCGAGATTTTAAGAATCCTCAAAATACttaaaagaaaagttgaattaC encodes:
- the LOC108483065 gene encoding uncharacterized protein LOC108483065; its protein translation is MWVGHYHECHAPISPAQSAIYCHSILKHINRTVVGSGCSRHTALHSQYNRLPSFIQFQTSAFSNMSVFYQEEQPRQSKRCKFLATVLKEAFSNCRTFNGRRTDSGLEEEFSTSDINDVSQEVVSEIRSRAMEKMKHRPSLVAESFSWVLSPSKQAKGRDKDEREEETDEFFSIGSCFSLCPSAASREAFLSANTDFSRSSSINKIDFPEIWKFDFRDFSWRSIIHELCHCEGWPFGLCKKIVLLPPLPKSPSESWSWRKGTKLRC